A portion of the Oncorhynchus gorbuscha isolate QuinsamMale2020 ecotype Even-year linkage group LG07, OgorEven_v1.0, whole genome shotgun sequence genome contains these proteins:
- the LOC124039157 gene encoding uncharacterized protein LOC124039157 isoform X3, whose amino-acid sequence MTGPHSVILWQTHWDKKFGKKSGGGVISSKFTQEKAKKENVTAPPMESQTLDGFLQLKHYLREMASIRRALHAGRPLICCLRDQDKQSSLMTSCDRAMSADKETVPPTPMTMNQQALDPEEEENLQRIQYRKQKLFSEKLQWIYMVLCGISHMRNKDLKTLVPLNSNYVNVIMKDTEKTKIILKQSHSYYNPPVNAIGRLVSLAPDDCHNGTPDVWDTFIGHQDAAEPSKMTTIRTTGYKALQSGPRRKVGQRDPDGDGDIPPWLLLLLDENTSLEKKTVKPRVDQSAMLERAKVQYLNVKKVLNIQVKSGVFEKKKYREERMRTLFDALMASKTDAGLSSLLASLKSELKEPKSTTGLWFATLQSEATELSGDRDPKYNSILQKISAFQSFSNKRVPYSQEKFCLLVLSMPANQLLRPAIQEALLFLTEKVLLLLPRQLKQWYQYLKLPFPTQESSS is encoded by the exons ATGACTGGTCCTCACTCAGTCATTCTATGGCAGACACACTGGGACAAGAAGTTTGGCAAAAAGTCTGGAGGTGGAGTGATCTCCAGCAAATTCACTCAGGAGAAGGCTAaaaag GAGAACGTCACAGCCCCTCCAATGGAGAGCCAGACCCTGGATGGCTTCCTCCAGCTGAAGCACTACCTGAGGGAGATGGCCTCCATTAGACGTGCTCTCCACGCTGGACGCCCCCTCATATGTTGCCTCAGGGACCAG GATAAACAGTCATCGCTAATGACATCATGTGACCGAGCCATGTCAG CTGATAAAGAGACTGTGCCACCAACCCCCATGACCATGAACCAACAGGCACTGGacccagaggaagaggagaacctACA GAGGATACAGTACAGGAAGCAGAAGCTGTTCTCAGAGAAACTGCAATGGATCtacatggtcctgtgtggcatctCTCACATGAGAAACAAAGACCTGAAGACACTG GTTCCTCTCAACAGCAACTATGTGAATGTCATCATGAAGGACACAGAGAAGACCAAAATCATCCTGAAGCAGTCACACAGCTATTACAACCCTCCAGTGAATGCCATCGGACGCCTGGTGTCTCTGGCCCCCGATGACTGTCACAACGGCACCCCTGACGTGTGGGACACCTTCATCGGTCACCAGGATGCCGCAG AGCCCTCAAAGATGACCACCATCCGAACCACAGG ATATAAAGCTCTGCAGTCTGGGCCCAGGCGTAAGGTTGGCCAGCGAGATCCAGACGGAGATGGAGACATACCCCCatggctactactgctgctggatGAGAACA CATCCCTAGAGAAGAAAACAGTCAA GCCTAGAGTAGACCAGTCAGCCATGCTGGAGAGAGCCAAGGTCCAATACCTGAATGTGAAGAAGGTTCTAAACATCCAGGTCAAGTCAGGAGTGTTTGAAAAGAAAAA GTACCGTGAGGAAAGGATGAGAACTCTTTTCGATGCTCTAATGGCTTCCAAGACCGATGCTGGTCTGTCTTCGCTCCTTGCCTCTCTGAAGAGTGAGCTGAAGGAACCCAAATCCACCACTGGTCTCTG GTTTGCAACACTGCAGAGTGAGGCCACAGAACTGTCCGGAGACAGAGACCCCAAATATAACAGCATACTGCAAAAGATCTCAGCGTTTCAAAGCTTCTCCAACAAAAGGGTCCCCTACTCCCAG GAGAAATTctgtctcctggtcctctccaTGCCAGCCAATCAGCTGCTTCGACCAGCCATACAGGAAGCACTGCTCTTCCTCACCGAGAAAGTCCTGCTGCTGTTGCCGCGGCAACTCAAACAGTGGTACCAGTACCTGAAGCTGCCCTTCCCCACCCAGGAATCCTCCTCCTAA
- the LOC124039157 gene encoding uncharacterized protein LOC124039157 isoform X2, protein MTINTLAKRLLSTSVLMAEEIRRIAALIERDQDLITYIKHKFTTDFKKAHSYLPEKVVTRSDTKYVLIQNDQAKKNYDRRQEMLRKGFFSPVNKPYKTVGMVYSDNVDLFSTWLTSEDQESLKTHWDKKFGKKSGGGVISSKFTQEKAKKENVTAPPMESQTLDGFLQLKHYLREMASIRRALHAGRPLICCLRDQDKQSSLMTSCDRAMSADKETVPPTPMTMNQQALDPEEEENLQRIQYRKQKLFSEKLQWIYMVLCGISHMRNKDLKTLVPLNSNYVNVIMKDTEKTKIILKQSHSYYNPPVNAIGRLVSLAPDDCHNGTPDVWDTFIGHQDAAEPSKMTTIRTTGYKALQSGPRRKVGQRDPDGDGDIPPWLLLLLDENTSLEKKTVKPRVDQSAMLERAKVQYLNVKKVLNIQVKSGVFEKKKYREERMRTLFDALMASKTDAGLSSLLASLKSELKEPKSTTGLWFATLQSEATELSGDRDPKYNSILQKISAFQSFSNKRVPYSQEKFCLLVLSMPANQLLRPAIQEALLFLTEKVLLLLPRQLKQWYQYLKLPFPTQESSS, encoded by the exons ATGACTATCAACACGCTTGCCAAACG CCTCCTGTCCACCTCCGTCCTCATGGCTGAAGAAATCAGGAGAATAGCTGCTCTTATTGAGAGAGACCAAGATCTCATCACTTACATCAAGCACAAGTTTACCACCGACTTCAAAAAAG CGCACAGCTACTTACCTGAGAAGGTTGTCACCCGCAGTGACACAAAGTATGTCCTCATACAAAATGACCAGGCCAAGAAGAACtatgacaggagacaggagatgcTCAGAAAAGGCTTTTTCTCCCCTGTTAACAA ACCATACAAAACAGTGGGAATGGTTTACTCTGACAACGTTGATCTCTTCTCAACCTGGTTAACGTCAGAGGATCAGGAGTCACTGAAg ACACACTGGGACAAGAAGTTTGGCAAAAAGTCTGGAGGTGGAGTGATCTCCAGCAAATTCACTCAGGAGAAGGCTAaaaag GAGAACGTCACAGCCCCTCCAATGGAGAGCCAGACCCTGGATGGCTTCCTCCAGCTGAAGCACTACCTGAGGGAGATGGCCTCCATTAGACGTGCTCTCCACGCTGGACGCCCCCTCATATGTTGCCTCAGGGACCAG GATAAACAGTCATCGCTAATGACATCATGTGACCGAGCCATGTCAG CTGATAAAGAGACTGTGCCACCAACCCCCATGACCATGAACCAACAGGCACTGGacccagaggaagaggagaacctACA GAGGATACAGTACAGGAAGCAGAAGCTGTTCTCAGAGAAACTGCAATGGATCtacatggtcctgtgtggcatctCTCACATGAGAAACAAAGACCTGAAGACACTG GTTCCTCTCAACAGCAACTATGTGAATGTCATCATGAAGGACACAGAGAAGACCAAAATCATCCTGAAGCAGTCACACAGCTATTACAACCCTCCAGTGAATGCCATCGGACGCCTGGTGTCTCTGGCCCCCGATGACTGTCACAACGGCACCCCTGACGTGTGGGACACCTTCATCGGTCACCAGGATGCCGCAG AGCCCTCAAAGATGACCACCATCCGAACCACAGG ATATAAAGCTCTGCAGTCTGGGCCCAGGCGTAAGGTTGGCCAGCGAGATCCAGACGGAGATGGAGACATACCCCCatggctactactgctgctggatGAGAACA CATCCCTAGAGAAGAAAACAGTCAA GCCTAGAGTAGACCAGTCAGCCATGCTGGAGAGAGCCAAGGTCCAATACCTGAATGTGAAGAAGGTTCTAAACATCCAGGTCAAGTCAGGAGTGTTTGAAAAGAAAAA GTACCGTGAGGAAAGGATGAGAACTCTTTTCGATGCTCTAATGGCTTCCAAGACCGATGCTGGTCTGTCTTCGCTCCTTGCCTCTCTGAAGAGTGAGCTGAAGGAACCCAAATCCACCACTGGTCTCTG GTTTGCAACACTGCAGAGTGAGGCCACAGAACTGTCCGGAGACAGAGACCCCAAATATAACAGCATACTGCAAAAGATCTCAGCGTTTCAAAGCTTCTCCAACAAAAGGGTCCCCTACTCCCAG GAGAAATTctgtctcctggtcctctccaTGCCAGCCAATCAGCTGCTTCGACCAGCCATACAGGAAGCACTGCTCTTCCTCACCGAGAAAGTCCTGCTGCTGTTGCCGCGGCAACTCAAACAGTGGTACCAGTACCTGAAGCTGCCCTTCCCCACCCAGGAATCCTCCTCCTAA
- the LOC124039157 gene encoding uncharacterized protein LOC124039157 isoform X1, whose translation MTINTLAKRLLSTSVLMAEEIRRIAALIERDQDLITYIKHKFTTDFKKAHSYLPEKVVTRSDTKYVLIQNDQAKKNYDRRQEMLRKGFFSPVNKPYKTVGMVYSDNVDLFSTWLTSEDQESLKLFKMTGPHSVILWQTHWDKKFGKKSGGGVISSKFTQEKAKKENVTAPPMESQTLDGFLQLKHYLREMASIRRALHAGRPLICCLRDQDKQSSLMTSCDRAMSADKETVPPTPMTMNQQALDPEEEENLQRIQYRKQKLFSEKLQWIYMVLCGISHMRNKDLKTLVPLNSNYVNVIMKDTEKTKIILKQSHSYYNPPVNAIGRLVSLAPDDCHNGTPDVWDTFIGHQDAAEPSKMTTIRTTGYKALQSGPRRKVGQRDPDGDGDIPPWLLLLLDENTSLEKKTVKPRVDQSAMLERAKVQYLNVKKVLNIQVKSGVFEKKKYREERMRTLFDALMASKTDAGLSSLLASLKSELKEPKSTTGLWFATLQSEATELSGDRDPKYNSILQKISAFQSFSNKRVPYSQEKFCLLVLSMPANQLLRPAIQEALLFLTEKVLLLLPRQLKQWYQYLKLPFPTQESSS comes from the exons ATGACTATCAACACGCTTGCCAAACG CCTCCTGTCCACCTCCGTCCTCATGGCTGAAGAAATCAGGAGAATAGCTGCTCTTATTGAGAGAGACCAAGATCTCATCACTTACATCAAGCACAAGTTTACCACCGACTTCAAAAAAG CGCACAGCTACTTACCTGAGAAGGTTGTCACCCGCAGTGACACAAAGTATGTCCTCATACAAAATGACCAGGCCAAGAAGAACtatgacaggagacaggagatgcTCAGAAAAGGCTTTTTCTCCCCTGTTAACAA ACCATACAAAACAGTGGGAATGGTTTACTCTGACAACGTTGATCTCTTCTCAACCTGGTTAACGTCAGAGGATCAGGAGTCACTGAAg TTGTTTAAAATGACTGGTCCTCACTCAGTCATTCTATGGCAGACACACTGGGACAAGAAGTTTGGCAAAAAGTCTGGAGGTGGAGTGATCTCCAGCAAATTCACTCAGGAGAAGGCTAaaaag GAGAACGTCACAGCCCCTCCAATGGAGAGCCAGACCCTGGATGGCTTCCTCCAGCTGAAGCACTACCTGAGGGAGATGGCCTCCATTAGACGTGCTCTCCACGCTGGACGCCCCCTCATATGTTGCCTCAGGGACCAG GATAAACAGTCATCGCTAATGACATCATGTGACCGAGCCATGTCAG CTGATAAAGAGACTGTGCCACCAACCCCCATGACCATGAACCAACAGGCACTGGacccagaggaagaggagaacctACA GAGGATACAGTACAGGAAGCAGAAGCTGTTCTCAGAGAAACTGCAATGGATCtacatggtcctgtgtggcatctCTCACATGAGAAACAAAGACCTGAAGACACTG GTTCCTCTCAACAGCAACTATGTGAATGTCATCATGAAGGACACAGAGAAGACCAAAATCATCCTGAAGCAGTCACACAGCTATTACAACCCTCCAGTGAATGCCATCGGACGCCTGGTGTCTCTGGCCCCCGATGACTGTCACAACGGCACCCCTGACGTGTGGGACACCTTCATCGGTCACCAGGATGCCGCAG AGCCCTCAAAGATGACCACCATCCGAACCACAGG ATATAAAGCTCTGCAGTCTGGGCCCAGGCGTAAGGTTGGCCAGCGAGATCCAGACGGAGATGGAGACATACCCCCatggctactactgctgctggatGAGAACA CATCCCTAGAGAAGAAAACAGTCAA GCCTAGAGTAGACCAGTCAGCCATGCTGGAGAGAGCCAAGGTCCAATACCTGAATGTGAAGAAGGTTCTAAACATCCAGGTCAAGTCAGGAGTGTTTGAAAAGAAAAA GTACCGTGAGGAAAGGATGAGAACTCTTTTCGATGCTCTAATGGCTTCCAAGACCGATGCTGGTCTGTCTTCGCTCCTTGCCTCTCTGAAGAGTGAGCTGAAGGAACCCAAATCCACCACTGGTCTCTG GTTTGCAACACTGCAGAGTGAGGCCACAGAACTGTCCGGAGACAGAGACCCCAAATATAACAGCATACTGCAAAAGATCTCAGCGTTTCAAAGCTTCTCCAACAAAAGGGTCCCCTACTCCCAG GAGAAATTctgtctcctggtcctctccaTGCCAGCCAATCAGCTGCTTCGACCAGCCATACAGGAAGCACTGCTCTTCCTCACCGAGAAAGTCCTGCTGCTGTTGCCGCGGCAACTCAAACAGTGGTACCAGTACCTGAAGCTGCCCTTCCCCACCCAGGAATCCTCCTCCTAA